The genomic interval atcgtaactctatggaaatccatcagtgttaTAATTTTTTGTCCAGgatatttgcacaatgtcctttgtaaacaaagagaagcacagtgaattttcaagaaaacaataaatgccTGAAATATGCATCAtagttataaaatattttgaacaaacatgcataatatatgttgacgttgctggccatccatagttgtgaatgatcggatcaatcgtaactctttgtaagacggggcccaggtcctGCCCTGAACAACAAATCTCTTACAATGgtgtgaaaatagcataaaGACAAACTTCTATCCAGTACCATCTTTATCATATTTACCTGATTTAGCTTTCGGTGCAAATGAGAGAGGTAAGGAAGCTGTCGATCCCACCTCAAAGTCTGGTTTATTGCAGCTCACTTCAACCATCTTTAACCCATTGATTTCAGTCATATTTCTACTCTGGGCTATCGAAGAAGGATCTGAATCTTCCACTACATTCTGttcattgaaagaaaaaaaaaagtaggatGATGTATGAACATGTATGGAACAAGATGATTTATGGTTGAGCATTAAAGTGTAACCAAAGTACACAAAGATTAGTTATTCAATAATAATCCAATTAAGAAAATACTAtgtgtgaaatacatgtaattattgttCCTTGTATAGCTTGAGAAAGCAGAGTAAATCCagaatcaaaatatagttttctTTGCGTAAGTGAGTGACcatcaaaaatatttgaaattgtaaGAACCCCTATACTATTGTTCAGAAGAAATTCACATAAGTGCtgaaaataagctgaaaatcaaaccAAAATGCTGAATTCTCAAACCTATGATGCAGAGAACGATCACTATGACATGTGACTTGTTCTCATGTATGATAGAAAAACCTAAACAAaaattttctctttaatatgTATGCATAAGCCAAAATTGAGTTGAACCATAAATTATTATAAATTACTGCAAGAACAATCAATATCATGTTCATCAATCTGACTTTAGGTTTAAATCAGATCATTGTcgttcatatacatgtatgattacaTTTGTTAAAAAAGAGCGATTGAACAAAATTTAATGGATGGACATACATACAGACATGAGCATAATGCCTCTGGCTCCTTTGGAAGCATAGATGTCAAGGGGACacataaattttcagcatgtTTCACAAATTTATAATAACATCAAGGAAAGGGAAAGGCATGTCTTGACGTTAACAGTTATCAGGGACAGTTTGGACTATCAATATCAAAGGATAATAGATCTTAATAAAACACACGCCCATGAAAGtatacatggtgtaccatgaaaccACTACTTAACAAGATTAGGTCACCTCCCAAAATGTAGACTAGATACCTTGTTAAAAGTGACACACTGTAGCAGTGCTTTCAAACaacaaatttgaaatatgaaatacctGATTAATATCTATGAATCCACTCAGCTTTAATGCTGATCCTAGCTTGGCTGGTGTCCTTATTCCAACTCCATTCTCTACAaaacacaaaatgaaacaaCACTGTATTCATAAATACTTTGCAGTACCACGTCTTGtttacaaaattttgatttttgtaccATTTAAAGTTTGTATTTGAAACAACACTGTATTCATAAATACTTTGCAGTACCATGTCTTGTTTACAAAATTTGGATTTTTGTACCATTTAACGTTTGTATTTAGAAACAAGAAAATTCACAgaaacacaaaataataatatctttCCACAGAGCTCTTCACTGAGGAATCATAGCTACATGCTACATCCATAAACCACCCAAAGAAGTGACAATCAATTTGTCCATCAATCAAACAGATAGCAAGTAGTCACAATAGGTACAAAATTTTGCAGGAAAGGGAGGGCATAAATGGATCTATTAAATTTGGCTAAAAACTAAAATAGATTGTCTCTCTTTCACTGAATGAATATTTTGTACCACtgtacaaatttgaatattctcTATGTTGTACAACACCTCAGAATCTGAGTACAAATATACACACAAACATAAATAAACACTCCTTGCACCTATGGAAATCAAGGTTACAAAATTATGAGAAAGAATTACTGACTGcataaaatatcaatgaatttaCTTTGCAAGCTAAATGTGACATCAACCCCAAAATGTAATCTCAAGTTCAGTCGGCATTAAAAGCTCTGTAGGCAAATATTACACAACAGCGATTATATAGATGTACTGTCAGTATCACTTTACTCAATAAAATATCCCAAACAAGAATGTTTTGATCTTCTGCTTTGGATCTTTTTGAGAGTGACTGATGGTTTTGTAAAATACTTTCaatacagccccccccccaaaaaaaaaaaagaataataaggAAAGTTGATCTTGTATACCTGACTCTGATACAGGTTCCCTTAACAACAACTGTCCCTTTGGCTTGAGGATTCTGGCTATCTCTGCAAGAGTTTCAAAGGAGTAGGTCTGTGTTGATGGCTTGATTGCTCCTAACAGTGCTACATCAAATGAGGAGGCTGGATGTGAGGCTAGCAGAAATCAAAAGAGACAATCATTACATCTATCATTACATCTGTCATCATGAAGTGACACCCAAATATACAAATGAGCAACGATAACAATTTCTCGAATTAAATTCAGAAAGTACCTTGATTGAGGTTCAAAACAGGAGAGAGCAACGTTGTGATCCCCACCTCAGGAACATGAATTGCTTTtacactttgttatattttacaCCCAAGCATCTTACAACAAACTTTATATACCATTTACATAAATTcagttacatgtacagtgcgtcccagaaaaaaaacgaaaccgagatttagcgatgatttatcataacttaatcataaataaaatagacaaatgacctaccaatgtaaagcttagaatctcccctttcatctggtattacttagattatacctcattcacgcatgattgcgcaaaaacaattcgaagaaaggatgccaaaaactcatttggcggggggtatctgaatttcaaaaagaaaatcacatgactaaaaaagTTCATTATCTTCTCtcttctttgatacctaaatcacagaaaatggtcaagtagtaaaaaagttatgatccctcgaaacaatcctcgtatttccataatttcattaaataaacgtgttttcaccggtttcccactgaagctatcgcatggtaacaaaagacttaatgcatggctgatcgtcaacaaaacggagtgtcgagtaagtttgaacgctagcctgtaaaacctcttcattttatgaaattattgaaattcaagccttatttcaaataaccagaactttgttatttcttgaccattttctgtaattgaggtatcaaattaaagagcagatattgaactttttgaaaatgtggttttctttacACCCTTTGTACTCTAATACTAAAAGAAATTAGTTCATTGACTAATGAGCCCTTGATGAGGCATTACATCCAAACCCTCTCCctataaaatatcaacaaaatacaGTCTGCTGTTGTTCTATACTATCATGGGATGACATTTAGTCCATTATTTATTCAACTTTTCATTTGAAAGGCCCAAGCGATGCTATACAAAATGTCACAGACCCTGCTTTCATTAAAGTACTAAatctagtttagtggaaactagtttaatgtgTAATGGGAACTCTTGAAGCAGTCTTGGAAGTGATTTcaaaaccagtttggaaaaccacctcgcggtGCGGTTTTCAAGACTGGTTTTCCTCGTTAAACTAGTATAAACGTAGGTGAGGACATAACCGTTCTTCAGGAAGGGATCTTCGCATGTGTTGGGCATGCTACTCAACACACTGTGTAAAATCgtatgctgcggtttcaaatttcatgCGAAAAACCGACCCCACTGAGAATGTTCCTATAGCAACAAGAATGCTTTCTATGAAGTTATTCTGAAAACTACTTTCTGGAAATCAGACAGGAATGCGAGGaaaagcaatcttccaaaggGCAATAATTATATTGAGGGAGATTACTGGATATATGTACTTACACATAGAAAGTCTCTCGTCATTCTCTACCTGGACACGCCCACTCTGTCCGACCTTACTGCTCAGTCTCTCCACCACCTCCTTGATTTGCTCTGGAGACTGACCTTGACTCCATACAACCAACACACTCTGTCCCGTTGAAATCTTGTCTTCCATATTGGATCTGGGCTATAGGTAAAGAGcaaggtaaaaaaaagtaagcttgtaaccgattttgcaatcggcaaccgattccattcgatttcaccacaatcggcaatcacttgccgatcttcgatcatgccccttgaaggaaaaaatcggcgtagatctggttacagtgcgtgatcgctcagaacatatttcaagattgtttttgaggtgctagctatttagaggtcgcattattcagggagaaagacgcggtattatctatggcAATGTTTaagaggatagatatcttctcttccaactcatggtgatagcggatgccgccgtgaactttgaaaggtcgaattaccgacggagctcactgcgttactctcttacattgtttatgattatatacattttattttcaacctcgtggtgatagcggatgccgccgtgaactttgaaaggttgtattaccgacggagctcactgcgctactctcttaccccctttataatgatataaatcttctcttcaaccttgtggtgatagcggaccccgccataaatttttaaagactgtactattgacggagcttattgcgttactctcttacatcgtttatgatgatatacattttattttcaacctcgtggtgatagcggaccccgccgtgaacttttaaagatcgtgcgactgacggagctcattgcgttactctcttacatcgtttataatgatataaatcttctcttcaacctcgtggtgatagcggaccccgccataaacctttaaagactgtactattgacggagcttattgcgttgctctcttacatcgtttatgatgatattcattttattttcaatctcgtggtgatagcggatgccgccgtgaactttgaaaggtcgtattaccgacggagctcactgcgctactctcttacccctgTAGAGACAAGCACTCCTTTATAAGTTCCCTATTCGCTGTCCATAGCATtacacacatatacatgtattccctATTGGCGGGCCATATAATTTCGGTATCTTGTCACGGCTCACGGGTCCCATCCCCTATATAAGCTAAGACGCATTTTAGTTATGTGTTATTATGAGTAAATTGGATCCACCGCTGACGTGTACTACTGGCCTGAGGACGCACCATACCCCGGCAGCTAGCTACGCTACAGCAAGGACCAGAGCGCTCTGCAACCGACATCTAAGTTCAAGTTCAACCAGTGCAACTCAAGCTTCGTGCCAGGCCATAATCCGACGCGAGATCCATATCTTAAGGTCAGATTAGCCCATAGATTCTCGTAAATTACAGTTAACTTAAGGTAATACTAATACTAGGTCACGATACAATAAATGGCGTAGTCGGCAGggtgaagatgaagaaaagaaagaaaagatgtATTTGCAAAAGACGATTTTGATTTGGGTAATTTTACGgcaatcacacacaaaatttACACTGGCGACTCTAAGCCTATCAAACAGAAAATGAGAAGAACCCCTATTTCTTTCGTAGCCGAAGAAGATGCCCAtctagaaaaaatgaaaaaggccGGAGTTATCCGGCCATCCTCCTCAGATTGGGCTTCCCCCCCGGTTTTGATCAGGAAACGGGATGGCTCAGTACGATGGTGTCTGGATTTCCGCAAACTTAACCAAGTAACTAAAAAGGACGTTTTCCCATTACCAAATATTGAGGAATGTTTAGATACCCTGGCCGGAAATGTATGGTTTTCCAAACTCGACGCAAACTCCGCCTATTGGCAAATTCAAGTAACCGAGGCAGACATTGAAAAAACTGCGTTCGTCACCAAGCATGGCTTGTTCGAATTTGTTAGGATGCCATTTGGCTTGTGTAATGCCCCGGCCACATTCGCTAGGGCCATGAATCTGATCCTGAACGGTTTGAACTGGGAAGTAGCTCTCGCCTTCCTCGATGACGTGTTGGTATTGGGAAAGTCCTTCCCTGACCACTTGGATAATCTTCATCAGGTATTGAGTAAATTTAAGTCCTTTCATCTCAAGCTGAAGCCTAAAAAGTGTTCACTATTCCAGAACAGAGTGGAGTTCCTCGGACGAGACGTGGATGGATCGGGTCTACACTTGAGAGAGGAGCACATTCGGGCCGTCAAGACATGGCCTGCTCCCCGCAACACCCGAGAGGTCGAGCGGTTCTTGGGGTTGGTAAATTATCATCGCCTTTTCCTGAAGAACTATGCGGAAACGGCCGCCCCCTTGTATCAGCTTACCGGCAAAAACCCTTTCCTCTGGCGGAGGGAACACCAACAAGCGTTCGACAACATCAAACATCTCCTTGTTACGGCTCCAGTGTTAACACTCCCTAATGCAACAGACCCCTTCATATTGGATACTGATGCATCGGATGTCGCCGTTGGGGCCGAGCTCTTACAACTCCAAGAAGAGCAAGAGAGGGTGATAGCTTATGGAAGTGTTGGGTTAACTAGAGAACAAcgcaaccaaaaaattacacgggggcggcgggcgaattcgccccggaaagtccaaaaagagccccagaaaagggctaaaaacattcacacgagggcgactgcaaaactcataatcgcccccgtcAACTAGGCTTGGGAGCCAGCGCCGGGTAATCGAGTCTACCCGATTCTCAATGCCAGAGTCGGGGAGTCGACCCTGATCTCTGGAGACTCGAGTACCAAGCGGCGGCGGTTCTGAGATAAAGGGACTCGAGTCTTTGCCATGCTCTCTCATTCATGGACGAAAATCGGCCCCAGCGCCGACTCCAAGCactgagataaaataaatgtagaatttGGAGCAGAGGAGTCATATACTTCGAGCAGAACGTTTCTCTGCTTTAGGCTCAGTGTGACTGCATGTGGTATGGGGATGCATCGTGTGTAGTGTGTAtttctgtgtgtgtgactgtaaaATGCCAGTAGAGACCACGTGCGCATGTGTTGAGCGACACTTGTGGTTGTATCATGAACTGGGATTTGTGTGTGGATTGTGTGAGAAGTTTGGTGAAGGTGTAAGATTTTGGGCGACTTGATAGATGATTGCTCCCCCCCTCCCATTTATCTAGCCCCATGTCGAGCTGCAGCCACCCATCTTGATCCTTCCCCCCAAAGCTTGTCTCTCctcattccttcttttcttccaaactttatttccctattattcttgttaatttctccttttacaagTTGTAATTCACTACGaacttcattataattttaatgaagtgtttatcacctcttgtttgtttttaaatatttttatatctctGTTCAAAACAAGAGTCTCGtttatccctttaaaaaaaatcacgctttgatttttttttctttcattctagtCTTAAATGGGAGTCTTGCCTTATTGGAATATTGGCaagaagttaataaaaaaaatgatgttattgttctgtcagtaataaaagtagagattcaactatggatatttttcagtcatatttcatttaatcttcgttatttcaatccaaacattcatttttttttcaatgatgtatTTCACCTTTGGCCAGTTCGCCATTTTCTTAAGTGACTGAAAACGTAGACTAGCCCCTTAATTCAGGGACATCAACCCTCGGCAATTTGTTTACATAACTTTCTTTGTCTCCGTCATGTATTGCACAATCTTGAGAAGCAcatgtttggaaatctgatattcttgtggtggtggtgggggggggggtacgagaTTGCCGCccttttcattctgttttggTTTGGCTGCCACATGGCCTCTCTCACTGTGTGGAGAAATTAGGTCAGGTAAAATTTGCAAAGACGTGGATATAAGTTCATTTCAATTAGAGGCTGTGCAAGGCTAGGCATTCATGATGGATGATGGAAATTGCCAGTTTTGGTTCTGGTAGGCCTTTTTGTCATGAATCTGTGTAACTGATACGAACGCTTAACAATTCAATGACCTTTATgacttatatcattattttgtatgaataattttaagtcttttttaaaaagtgtcatTTAAATAACTTTCAGTCAAATATGTACGAAGGATATTTGTTCAACTTCATAACATTTGCAGGTACCtatattgtatgataaaataaattacctcagaattgtacaaattcagaactttctttttcttttacattgtctTTAGACACGAATACAGATCTTTCTAGATTAATTTGACAAATGGGCTATAACACTAAATAGTAAACACGCAAAGCTCACGTCAACCAAGTATCAAACATTCAAACTTGGATTAATTCATGGAGGTTCTACCTCCATGATTTAATCTGAATAGGTCTGTATTAGGTCCATGAATCAACTCAGATATCGTTCAAGCATCAAAATCCATCTATCATCACAACactaaaatcataaacaatcaCTTCGAAGAAACAATGCGAAGGtcaaaccagggaagtgttttACTTCCCTGGTATATGCTAGCtaccgtgtatatatatacacacacacacacacacaaacgcaaaaaagccgcgaaatacagaaattgtagccctggaaagtggaaaaagagccctggaaaatgaaaaagtagccctggaaaatttttaagtttctccaaaaagagccctggaaagaaaaaaagtaattttttggttggaaCAACGCCGCTATTGCGTCACCCGCAAAGAATTGCTCGCCGTGGTTTTATTCACCCGGCGGTACCGGCATTACTTACTTGGTAAGCCCTTCCAGGTGAGGACGGATCATAGTAGCCTCCGATGGCTATTCAATTTCAAAAACCCCCAGGGTCAACTAGCCCGTTGGTTAGAGGAATTAAGCCAATATCAGATGGAGATAGCTTATCGGAAAGGGAAAACCCATGCCAATGCCGACGCCCTCTCTCGGATACCTCCCCCCAACGATGCTTGCGAGATGTATGAATTGGGCCTAACCCCCGATGATCTTCCTTGTGGTGGCTGTCCTTACTGTACCCGAGCTCATAGAAATTGGTGTGACTTTGCGGAGCAAGTAGACAATACCGTACCCTTGGCTCAGAAATCTTCGAAGCCGCGAATTCCCGAATTGAAATTAGCCCCGCTCTCCCGTTCCGAGGTGGGCCCACCGATACCCGAGCTTGGGCAGACAAAGATTGACAAGCAGTCAAAGGGGAGCGACTCGGCTGACTCAAGCGATCCGCCAACTCCGCTGGAAGAGAATGTGTATTCCACACTGGCTGAGATGGCCCTGACGTCAGGGGAAGTCACCAGTTTGCCCTCCGAACAGGGATTTCAAATCAATCTCACCTCCCTCGACAACAGCATTGATCTTGTCAAAGGCCAAGAGGGAGACGAATATCTAGCGCCCATTCGCTTATGGCTGGATAGCCGTGCAGAACCAGGTGAGGGGGAGATCATGCGCTGGGGACCAGAACAAAAGTTTCTTTGGTTAAACAGAAGCCTCCTGGAGGTCAGAAGTAATTTGATCTGCTGGAAGAAAGAGGGACTATTCCTGGTTTGGGTGCCAAGAAAGCTCAGGGAATTGGTAACCCAGCTCAACCATGATTTACCTACCTCAGGTCATCAAGGTGTCCAACGAACGATAGCAAGGATTAGGCTGAGATACGTCTGGTACCACATGCGCACTGATGTGGAGTTATATATCCAGGCATGTACTGTATGCAACCAGAGGAAGAAGCCCACCCGTCATGCCCGTGGCGCTCTGACCCCCTTCCATGCTGGAGTTCCCTTGGAGCGAGTTCACTTGGACTTTTTAGGGCCGCTTCCAAAATCGGATAAGGGGAACGAATATATTCTAATGATTGTGGATCAGTTCACTAAATGGGTGGAATGCATTCCCCTCCCCTCGCAGAGGGCCGAGGAAACGGCTCGAGCTGCGGTGAATGAGTTTTTTTGTAGATTTGGCTTCCCACTTCAGGTTCACACAGACCAAGGACGAAATTTTGAGAGCCACTTATTCCAGGAACTTTGTAAGATGACGGCTACCCACAAGACCCGTACCACGGCTTATCGACCCTCCGCAAACGGGCAAGTGGAACGGTTTAATCGGACTCTGATGGACGCCGTGAGATGTTTTATAGGAAAGACTCAATCACATTGGGATAAATTCCTACCCCAGATAGCTAGCGCTATGAGGTCTACTGTCAAT from Lytechinus pictus isolate F3 Inbred chromosome 2, Lp3.0, whole genome shotgun sequence carries:
- the LOC129254081 gene encoding anamorsin homolog yields the protein MEDKISTGQSVLVVWSQGQSPEQIKEVVERLSSKVGQSGRVQVENDERLSMSSHPASSFDVALLGAIKPSTQTYSFETLAEIARILKPKGQLLLREPVSESENGVGIRTPAKLGSALKLSGFIDINQNVVEDSDPSSIAQSRNMTEINGLKMVEVSCNKPDFEVGSTASLPLSFAPKAKSEPAKKSGDVAKVWTLSAFDMADDDLDIIDSDALLEEEDLMKPDPESLKATCGPNSAKRKACKNCTCGFAEELEQGKPAKAKSVTSSCGSCYLGDAFRCSTCPYLGMPAFKPGEKISLSSRQLNADA